In Silene latifolia isolate original U9 population chromosome 3, ASM4854445v1, whole genome shotgun sequence, a single window of DNA contains:
- the LOC141649151 gene encoding uncharacterized protein LOC141649151 encodes MVAKELPKAEHRHCARNIFTNWHKSYKGDEMKLCFWNCAKAYNQAGFYEALDARERAFINTTIKIDVIVNNMIETFNAYIKEARAKHLIYMLEDIRLEMMQRLVLKKAEMEKKQPTVCRRVQQRLEEEKDKAALYEVLPSSTRLFQVKHGIDELMVDLVAKTCTCRKWDLTGIPCSHAIAAIFKIHRQAEDYVHDMYKKEAYLKAYSGSISPCPGQRHWPKVDYTPNPPAI; translated from the exons ATGGTAGCAAAGGAATTACCAAAGGCTGAACATAGACATTGTGCCCGAAACATATTTACAAACTGGCACAAGTCTTACAAGGGTGATGAAATGAAGTTGTGCTTCTGGAATTGTGCcaaagcatacaaccaagccggTTTTTATGAAGCCCTTGATGCTAGGGAGAG AGCATTTATAAACACCACCATCAAGATAGATGTGATTGTAAACAACATGATAGAAACTTTTAATGCTTATATCAAAGAAGCCAGAGCCAAACATTTGATATACATGCTTGAAGACATTAGGTTAGAAATGATGCAGAGATTGGTTTTAAAAAAGGCTGAAATGGAGAAAAAGCAACCGACCGTGTGTCGTAGGGTTCAGCAAAGATTAGAAGAAGAGAAAGATAAAGCTGCTTTATATGAGGTTTTACCATCATCCACAAGACTTTTTCAGGTCAAGCATGGCATTGATGAGTTAATGGTTGACTTGGTAGCAAAGACTTGTACTTGTAGAAAATGGGACTTGACTGGGATCCCATGTAGTCATGCTATTGCTGCTATTTTCAAGATCCATAGACAAGCTGAGGACTATGTACATGATATGTACAAGAAAGAAGCCTATCTAAAGGCTTATAGTGGTTCCATTAGCCCATGTCCTGGCCAAAGACATTGGCCCAAGGTAGACTACACTCCAAATCCCCCTGCAATTTAA